A window of the Lactuca sativa cultivar Salinas chromosome 5, Lsat_Salinas_v11, whole genome shotgun sequence genome harbors these coding sequences:
- the LOC111880230 gene encoding probable E3 ubiquitin-protein ligase RHY1A, translating into MTSASKLFHNRRIRFGVHNNAVDDKDSDSSPAKGNSSRHITNRRHHNRRNLEGSDTPSRRIHRHRHSELVQLEAGGSHDHSPSGSIINSEDFRSIRRWGTTENDRLPGVVLLARERLLERLRGVHVSENRSSSSLHEDDDLLYNVYNSFIDEPVSGVIAMPSSTRILTPGLSQDALNCLLIKVYKYDEKSNEIPSASRECSICLEGFEEGDELINLPCMHRFHSCCLFPWVEVCGACPNCRKVVVISSN; encoded by the exons ATGACGAGTGCTTCCAAGCTATTTCACAACAGAAGGATTCGGTTTGGTGTTCACAACAACGCCGTCGACGACAAAGACTCAGATTCCTCACCAGCTAAAGGAAATTCCTCCCGCCACATCACAAATCGCCGGCATCACAATCGCCGGAATCTCGAAGGCTCTGACACTCCCTCTCGGCGTATCCACCGTCATCGCCACTCG GAGCTAGTTCAGCTGGAAGCAGGTGGTAGTCATGATCACTCACCCTCTGGAAGCATCATCAATTCAGAAGATTTCAGAAGCATACGCAGATGGGGCACCACTGAAAACGATAGGCTTCCAGGAGTTGTGTTACTTGCAAGGGAAAGACTCCTCGAAAGATTGAGAGGTGTCCATGTTTCAGAAAACAG GTCTTCATCCAGCCTTCATGAAGATGATGATTTATTGTACAATGTCTACAATAGCTTCATTGATGAACCAGTTTCGGGAGTAATAGCAATGCCATCATCAACAAGAATACTTACCCCTGGACTTTCTCAAGATGCCTTAAACTGCTTGTTGATAAAGGTTTACAAATACGATGAAAAAAGTAATGAAATCCCAAGTGCATCAAGGGAGTGTAGTATTtgtcttgaaggttttgaggaaggTGATGAACTGATAAACCTCCCTTGCATGCACAGATTCCACTCCTGCTGTTTGTTTCCTTGGGTTGAGGTTTGTGGGGCCTGCCCAAACTGTAGAAAAGTTGTGGTTATAAGTAGCAACTAA